TGTTCTCTGAAATACCAGCACGAAGCGCAAGCGAGTGATCGAAATCCATTCGCATGCGCCGTGTGTTCACTCGCATGCGCGTCGTGCTCGTATCGTGAGCCACGATCTCGCGACGCTAATCAACGAGGTCGAAATCGATCGCTTGCGTTCCTTCGCCCGGCTCTATCTCGACGCGTAATTCGGTCTGCGTGTTGTACTTGCTGGGAATCGTCATCGCGGCGCCAAGGTCAACGCCGCTGTCCAGTTCCTCCTGAGTGGCGGAACTGGCTTGCGATGTGGCCACAATGCTGACCGTCGACTCGCCCACCATGACGCCACCACGGTGTGAAATTTCAAAGTTGCCATCGGTGATCCGCGCCGCCGACGCCGAACCGGCAGCAACGGGAGCGAATCGAATCTCTCCCTGCGGGACAGGTTTCCCTTGAAACGTCACGCGGCCGGAGATGGTGCGCCGATTGGGATCGGTCCCGTCGCCGCATCCAGTAACCAGAAGTAGTCCTAAGGAGAGCGTCAGAACGGGGGATCGCATGCTTGCTGGAATGTACATCGCCTGAAATTCCTCGATTGAATAGCGTTGCGGAAGGAGGGAGTGGTGCGATAACTCGCAGTTTAATGTAGACAGAATATCCCGATTTGCCAGGCAGGGAAGTCTCGTTTGTTTGCACGTTAGCAGCATGTCGTCGATCTTGGCATTCCTCGAATAGGTGCTGGAATACTGGGGAAAGAGTGGTTGCTTGCGGTTTCTGCATCGTTTGGCAAGCAAATTTCGAAAATCTGGTTAGCGCAGCAACCCTCGACCTGGAGTCGTTGGTGGTGCAATGTGTGTAGTCAAAAAAAGCTTGATTCTGTCGACAGTTTGGGCTAAGTTTTTATCTATGATTGCCCGCAACACCATCAAACTGGGACGCCCCGTTCTGCTGAACGCTAGCGAGAAGTGCTACACGGCCCTCCGTAGAGTGCTCGCCTGTGGCCAATTGCCCGCCGGGAGTCGTCTCGCAGAAGTGGAGTGGTCGCAGCGACTGGGAGTTCAGAGGGCTGCGTTGCGTGAAGCGATGGTCCTGCTGACTCACGACGGTTTATTGAACCGGCGTTCTACTGGCGGATTTTTTGTGCCGCACCCTGAAGAATTCGACTTCCGCGCGCTCCGAGATGCTCGCGTCGCGATCGAGATCGGTGCACTGCAGCTGACATTCGCGCCCGGATCACCGCGACGCAATCTGTCGCGGCTAGAAAGAATCTGCGACACGATGGAGGAACTGCATCGGTCGGGGCTGACGATGGAATTCAACGAAGCCGATTTCCGCTTCCATCAGACGCTGCTGGCGCTCGCAGAGAACGAGACCTTAAACAGATTGTTTTCTCATTCTGTCCAACACTTCCATTCGCTCTCTCCCATCACCGACGAAGTACGCCAAAAAAACGAACAGCTTGTGATGCGGGAGCATCGAGAGATCCTGGCCCATCTGAAAGCTGGCAAGCCAAGCGACGCCTCGAAGTTGTTGAGAACCCACATCACCCATACAAGGAAGCAACGCCAGGGCGCGTTTCTTCCCAGGGGCAGCGTCAGCGTTAAAACGTTCCGCCCCTGTACGCTCACCTCCTCTCCCCCTTTCCAATCTGCTCCTCGTTTTTCCCTCCTTGAAGTTTACAGAAGGAACTTTCCTATGAATCGACAGAGACAAGCCGTACCGTTGCGCAATGGTTTTACGTTGGTAGAGTTACTGGTGGTGATTGCCATCATCGGGATTCTGGTCGGCCTTTTGCTGCCGGCGGTTCAAGCTGCACGCGAAGCGGCCAGACGCATGTCGTGCTCGTCGAACTACAAGCAGGTCGCGTTGGCGCTACACAACCACCACGATACGTTTCGCAAGTTTCCCATTGGCGCCGGAATCTCCGGCGGGTGCAGCGGGTTCACTGGCGCTCATCGATTCTCTTGGGGCGTTCATATCCTGCCGTTCATGGAGCAGGAAAACCGTTACGACGCGATTGATTTCAGCGTCAGCCAGCCAGTCGTCCACGCGCCGAACTTCGACCCCGATACGGCGCTTGGGCCAGTGGCTACCTTCTTGTGCCCGTCGATGCCTCAGTCGGAGACGATGGTCAACCAAGGGACATCGTCAATTGTCCTCGCCTACCCGCGAACGGAAATGGCTGGCGTGGCCGATTCGCGCGACTGGCGCTGCAACACCTCGGGAACCCTTGGCGTTCGGCCGCGTTCCGATGGGGATGGCATCTTATTTGGCGCGTCCGAAACACGCCTGCGAGACGTTATCGACGGCACCTCTTCGACATTGATGGTTGGCGAAATCACCGGAGACGCCAGGGGGCAAAGCACCAGCGGCTTCAACGCGAACTCCTACACCATCTACGCTGCTTTTGACACCTCCACCGGGATCAACGGCCCGTTCACCGTGCCAGGTGGTGGAATCTTCGATTTCCGCCCTCAGGGATTCTCAAGCTTCCATCCAGGCGGAGCCCACTTCGCACTCGCCGACGGAAGCGTTCGCCTTTTTGCCGAGACGATCGACCAGGTGCTGCTGACCGGATTGACGACTCGCAACGGCGGCGAAGTCGTGCAGGTCCCCGAATAGGCGAATGCCGAACAGCGATGCGCCTCGCCTGGAAAAGCCTCCGTTGCCAAGGCTGTTTGAGCAATGGCGGGAGGTGCAGCCAAACGATATGCCGCATCCAAGCGCACGCCAACCACTCGTGAATACGAGCACGCGAGCGTAAGTGGGGTCACTCGCTTGCGCTTCGTGCTGGTATGGGAGATCCTCGTTGTCGGCCCCCACGAGCAACTTTGACGATTAGGTGATCGAGCGGGATCGTAGTCGTCCTGCTGATTTTCTGGCTTCGTGCTTCCGATACTGCTAATGGTTCATTCTACCCCTGGTCGCGTAGCCCAACAGTTCGCGGGATTGCAAGGGTTGCGTCATTAGAGGTGTTGAGAGTTTGAAGATGAAACACAGCTATGGATCGATTGCTGTGTTGCTGCTTGCCCCGCTGCTGTTCTGCGGCCAGGGATGTCGCTCCCAAGCAAAACTTCCCGGCATCCGTTCCAAGAAATTGACGGTTGCAACATCTCCGGCCACCGAGCCGACGTCGGCTGAATCTGCCATCGCCCTGGTGAACTATCAGGCGTCGAAAGAACTGAGCGATAGCGCGATCCAGGGCGCGGTCGAACTCACGCCGCCGAGCGTGGATGATTTTCAGCAGCTGCCGCAAGAAGACATCTCGCTCGACCACGCGGTCCAGCGAGCGCTTGCGAACAGCCAAGTGATCCAGGATCACGGTGGTCGCGTGCTGACCTATCCCGATGCGATTCGCACTACGCTCGATCCAGCCGTGATCGCAAGCGATCCCAATATTGGTATCGACGCGGCGCTATCGGCTTACGACACGCAGTTTGAAACCGCGCTGGTTTGGAACGGCGGGGGCAGTTCCGTCAACTCGGCATTCTCCAGCGGACAGTTCGGCGTCTTTTCGCAACCCGAGACGATGGCAAAAGTTGGCTGGGGACAGATGCTTCGCAGCGGAACCAAGGTGGCTGTCGGCGGCGTCGGCGGCTACGACAAACAACTGGCCGGAGGTCTTTATGCTGCGTATGGTGCCGAGGTGCGACACCCGTTGTTGCGTGGAGCCGGGACCGAATTCAACGACATCGCCGGCCCATTTGGTAAACCGGGCTTATATCGCGGCGTCTTGATCTCGAAAATCGGCCAGCGCAAGGCGCAACTGGAAGTCGAGAAATCGGTAAGAGACCTCGTGCGCGACGTGAGCATCGTCTACTGGGAGCTGGCGTTTGCCTATGAAAATCTCAGGGCCAAGCAGAAAGCACTGGACAACGCGCACAACTCCTGGCAGCGAGAGCAAGAGCGGGCCGCTGCGAATGTCAGCCCCGCAGACGTCGAAGCGATCGCGCGGCAACAGTATTATTCCGCCGTTGCTGCAGTCCGCAACGCCATCGCCGGGACCGGGCATGGGCAGACCGGCGTCTATGCGATTGAACTGAAACTGAGAACGCTGCTGGGCATGCCGGCTTGCGACGGCCGCTTGTTGCATCCGAGCGGAACTCCGCTCAAAGCAGCGATCCGATTCGATTGGCACGAGAGCAACGCGTTGGCAACGACCGGGCGGCTTGAGCTGAGGATCCAGCAGTCGAATATCGACCGACGTATTTTGGAACGGAAAGCGGCCAAGAACCTTCGCCGTCCGCAGGTCGATATCGTTGGCCAATACCGTCGCCTGGCCGATGATCCAACCACCGACACCGCGCTCTTCAGCGAGGCGTTGCAGGGTTGGCAGATCGGGATCGATTATCGCCGTTCGATTCAGAACAGCCGCGAAAACGCAGCGATCCGCAACGCCGAACTTCAGCTGAGCCGCGAGCACGCGCTCGCTGATGCACAGCGAGCGCAGATCTCATCGGAACTGCGAACCGCTTTCATCGAACTCGATCGCGCCCTGGGGACGATGCACTACATGGCGCTCAGCCACGATGCGGCAATGATCCGCTTGGACGCTCAAACCCAGCGGCACGCGGCCGGCGATGCTCAGGTTGAACATGTGCTGGAGGCGCAGATTCGCGCCACGCGAGCCGAAACGCAATATCAACGAAGCGTCATCGATTACAACCTTGCATTTATCAAATTGCACTACGCTCGCGGAACGCTGCTGAAAACGATGGGCGTTGGTTTTGGAACGCCAGCAACGGATGAATGTCGTTTTGCGTTAAACGCGCCTTCGGTGTTCGCCCAACCGCCATCGGGCGACGATTCCTCAACCAACACGCAACTGGCTCAACCTCCGGCCGCTGCGGGTCCAGCTGTTCGATAGTTATTCAAATCGCAGGGCGTCGATCGGATCCAACAGCGAAGCTTTTCTCGCCGGATAATATCCAAACAGGATGCCGACAAAGGCAGCGACACCGACGGCGACGATCGCGGCGGTCAGCGACAACTCGTTGGGCCACGACATAAACCAACCGATCGCCATCGAACAAAGGTGTCCAAACACGATTCCAACCAGACCACCGATCATACATAACACGGTCGCTTCGATCAGGAACTGGCGAAGGATTGCAGAGCGATCGGCGCCAACGGCCATCCGCAGCCCGATCTCTCGCGTTCGTTCGGTCACCGAAACCAACATGATGTTCATGATCCCAACGCCTCCCACCAGCAGCGAAACGCCGGCGATAATGAAGCCGAGTGCCGCCAGCCCGGAGACAACTTGATTTGTAACTTTCGAGACCTCGGTGAGATCTTGAATCTGAAAAACGTCTTCGCTGACGTCGTGCCGACGGGCAAGGAACTCTCGGATCTGTTGCCGCGCTTCGCCCACATGTTCCGGCGATATCGCCTGCACATAGATCTGACTCAGGTTTTCATTTCGCGTCGACTGGCGGCTCGATACCAATTGCATTTTTGGCATTTGGTCTGCAAACGCAGCGAATCGCGGCGCGGCGTGCGAACTGGCATTTAAGCGATACTTAAAGGTTGTCCAGGGCGCGACGATGATGTCGTCTTGGTCGTTGCCGATCACGTCACCACCTTTTGCCGACAAGACACCGACAACGCGCAGCGAGATCCCGTTGGCGCGAATCTCTTTCCCCACGGGATAGTCGTCCAGGAAAAGATCGCTGGCAACCGTCTGCCCGATCACGCAAACCTTCGCCGCATCGAAGACGTTTTCTTCGGTGAACAATTGGCCCATGTCGGTATCGTCCCAGTGGCGTCCCCGCAGGTAGTCGGCGGTGCTTCCAACCACAAACGTCGGGCGACTGCGGCGGTTGCCATACACAAGTTGCACCTGTCCATGCACGATCGGCGCCGTCAATTTCACCGCGGGGCATTGCTCCGCCAGCTGATCGGCATCCGTCGGCGTCAAAGGGATGTAGCGATTGCGTCTTCCAGACGACGAGGTATGCGTGGACATGACGGTCAACATATCGGCTCCCATACTGGCAACCGTCTCTTTGATTGCTCGCGAGGAACCGCTGCTCAGTTCCATCACATTGACGACCGATGCCACGCCGATGATCACCCCCAGCATCGTCAGCGCCGTGCGCAGGGCGTTGCGACGAAGCGCCAAGATCGCGACCATGATTGCGTTGAGCGTAGCCGCCAGGTGCTGTCGATTTCTGCCACCGGAGAGCTTTGTTGGCGGATCGGGTAGGAGGTGCTCGACAGCCGAATAATCGGATTCATTCTGTTGATCCGCGGCGATCACACCGTCTTTCATATGAACGATACGGTCAGCGCTTTTGGCGACTTGCGAATCGTGCGTGACAACGACCAGCGTGATGCGATGTTCGAGATTCAGTTTACGAAACAATGCCAATATCTCGAGCTCGGTCTTCGAGTCGAGGTTGCCGGTCGGTTCGTCGGCGAGCAACAATCGCGGACGGTTGATCAAAGCCCGAGCAATGGCGACGCGCTGCCGTTCGCCACCGGAAAGTTGGTTGGGCGTATGGTCTAAACGCCCGGCAAGTCCCACCGTCTCTAGCAGTTGTTTGGCGTACTGAACCTTCTCGGCTTGCGACCGATCGTCGCTGGCGTAGAGCGTTGGCAGCAGCACGTTGTCCAGCGCCGAGGTCCGCGGCAGCAGGTTGAAATTCTGGAATACAAATCCAACGTGGCGATTGCGAAAGATAGCCAGCTCGCCGGCCGACAATTCCGACACGTCGATGTCGGCGAACCGATACAGCCCACGGGTCAACCGGTCCAGGCTACCTAACAGGTTCATCAGCGTGGTCTTGCCGGAACCGGAGGTGCCCATCAGCGCGACGTATTCGCCGGCGGCAATGTTCAGCGTGATCCCTTTCAGGACGGGCAGGTCGGAATTGCCAACCCGGTAGGTCTTTTCGACGTTGCCCAGTTCAATCAATCTTCTGATCCCTGCTTAGATCGCTGCTCAAATGAAATCGCGAAACGCGGCTTATCGAATAGTCTTAGCGGTCGGAATGATCCGCGCAAGGGTCGTGCGGTCGACGGTTCCAACCACGATCGGCAATGCTTCTGCAAAGCCATCCCCTTGGACCTCGGTCTGCACCCCATCGTCCACTCCGACGCGGACCTTCAGTGGGCGGACCCGTCCGTCTCCGGCAGCGACCCAAACGCAAGCCTGTTCGCCTTCGCTGGGGCCTCGTGCATTGTCTTGCTGTTGAGGACGATCGACCAGCAGATCTCCGCTTTCGAGTTGTTTGGAGTCGGGCCACCAACGGAGCGCTCCATTGGGGACCAACCAAGCGTGGTCTCGCCGCAAGACTTCAAACTCCACATCGGCGGTCATGTGTGGGAACAGTTCGATGTCGGTCGGGTCGATGCCGATGACCACATCGTAGGTAACAAAGTTTCCCTGTCGGCGGGCGTTGAACAGAATCTCCTCGACGCGGCCCGTCATCGTGTCGTTTCGATGGGCATCGACGGTGAAGGTCGCCGGTTGCCCAAGCTTCACTTTGCCGATGTCGCTTTCGCTGACCGAAGCCCGGATCCGCATGTGGTCTAAATCTTTCGACAGCAAAAACAGACCGGGATGCCCTGCATGAACGTGCTGGCCCAGGTTCGCCCGACGGTCAATCACGATCCCATCGATCGGCGACCGGACCGTTGTCTGCTCCACATGGATCTCGGCATGGCGGACTTCGGTCTCCGCCTGCTTTAACCTCGCCTGTCCAACCGCCAACTGGGCGGCTGCCATCTCGTGCGCAGTCTGGATCTCATCGAAAGCGCTCTGCGTATTGGTAGCCCGCAATTGCGTCGCCCGCTGCAGGTTTCGGCTGGCCTGGGCAAGTTGTGCCTCTAGACGCCCGATGTCAGCTTGCGCCAAACCATACGCAGCTTGTGCCTTTTGCAGCCCCATCTCGAATTGTTGCGGATCGATCTCAAACAGGACCGTCCCTTTCGAGACACGAGCCCCGACGCCAATCGATTTCTGTTTGTCGTCGGGATCGACGCCAAAGCGTACGATCTTGCCGGCCACCTCGGGCCCTACTTGTACCACTTCATCCGGCTCGATCGTGCCGGTGGTACCAATCGTGATCACGAGGTCGCGTCGCTGGATATCGACGGTTCTTAGTTCGGGCAGCGCATTGCTAACGCTTCGCACATAGAAGAATCCTGCGACAGCAAGCATGCTGAAAAGCATGCCCCCACCGAGAACCAGACGTCTCACCCACGAGCGTTTAGGTTTCTTGTTCGTCATGCTGCGATCCTTTGCCGTCGACTGGAAACCATCTTCCCATCTACCAACTCAACGACGCGATCGGCGGCGAAGAAGTAGCGGTCATCATGGGTGATCGCGACGACCGATCGACCGTTGCGAGTCAATTCAGGCACGATGTGTCGATAGAAAATTTCTTTAAACCCGGGGTCTTGTTCAGCCGCCCATTCGTCAAAGACAAACACGGGGCGTTGGTCCAAACAGGCGACCAGCAGGGCGAGTCGCTTATGCTGCCCACGCGAGAGCTTGCCAAGCCGGAAGTGCCCGGTTTCGAAATCAACTTTGTCTTCGATGCCCAAAATGCTGGCCCAACGCTTCAACTGCATCGGATTGGCATCGATTCCCAGCAGTCGGTCGAACAGGTGCCCCTCGACGAAGACTGTCGTAAACATCTGCCGGTAATCACCCAATGCCGCCTGATCGACGACTTGTTTGTTCAGCAGCAATTCGCCCTGATCGGGCGTGTACAAACCGGTCAGCAATTTCGCCAGCGTCGTCTTCCCGCTACCGTTGCCACCGGCAATAAACAGTACCTCGCCGGGCATCACCAAGAGATCGATGGGGCCCAGATGGAAGCTCTCTTGGTCGGAGTGCGGAGACCGGTAGGCGTAAGAGACGTTGCGGAGCGAGATCGAGCGAAACTCGGGAATCTGCGTTCCGCAAGCGATCGCTTTGGACGGATCGATCATCAACCCGAGCGCGTTGATTTTATTGAGCGAGATGTTGGCGTTGTTCAGCGCCGGCAACCAGCCAAGGATGCTGTCCAGAGGACTGGTCAGATACAGGATCGTCAGCGTGTATCCCATCAGGGTTTCGGATGTGACCGGCCAGAACCGCGGCCAGACAAAGATCAACAGTCCGATACCGATGAAACGCGATAGACGTCCCCAGGTGTGTGCGGCACCGAGAATATCGGTCCCTTTGATCAAACGTTCCCGCATCGCGGTGTCGGCCGGCAGCAGCACGTCGTACATGAATTCAACGCAGCGACGATTGTTCCCTTTCAGCTCTTTGATCCCAAACACCATCGCCTGCAACTGCTTCCTGACTTCGTCGCGATCCTCGCGCGCTTGCCGCAGGTGGTAGTTGGCCCAGTGCAATCCGCCCAGATAGCTGGCGATGCCTAGCGACGCCATGATCACCGAGCCGATCGCCAGCGGTAGCGACAGACTGGCCAAGTAGACCAGGCCGCTGATCAGCACCATCGCATTGGCGCATACGGTTGGGAATTGCGAGAGCGCGTTGGTGATCGCACCGACGTCTCCACCCAACGTGCCCAGCAGGCGATGGGGGCCACAGGCTTCCAATTCTGGCAGCGGTGCGGCAGCGATGCGATTGCATAATTCAAACTGCAGTCGGGCCGCGGTCGACTGGGAAAGGCGGGTCAAAATGCACTTGGAGACGACCTGCAGAACCAACACCGCCAGGCAAGCGATGGCGAACAAAGTCGCCAGGCGATTGGATGCCGCCGCTTGCTGCGTGAACGATTGATGGATCAACGTGATCAATCCAAGCATCGCCAATCCACTGGCTCCACCAAAGACAATCGATGCCAGGCTCGCTCTCCACGAGGAACGCAACATGAGTAGAAGGAGGCTCACCGGATATTTTGTCCCGACAGGTACTGAACGATTTCAACGAATGAAAGTTGCCTGATAACAAAACCCCATCGGATTCACCAACAGCATTTGCTGTGATAGCATGCTGCAGATTCACGCCGAAGCGACATCGATCGCTTCACTTGCCTTCGTCGCTGTCATCGATCAGGTGCTCCCCCATTGAAGTTCGCGTTTTATTCCACGATGACAGGCATGCCGTGGGGCGGCAGCGAAGTTCTTTGGTCGCGAGTCGCGCACCGAATGCGGGCCGACGCACACCAAGTTTGCGTTAGTTTTCGCCGCTGGGATCCCGAGGCCAAGGCGCTCGAATCGCTTCGTCGAGCAGGAGCGAGCGTGAGCACGCGGCCCGTGCCGCATCCGCCATCGTGGTTCAACAGCCTCAATCCCGCGCGGTGGCCCAAGACCGATGCCCAGCATATCCAGCGGTGGTTGGCCAAAGAGCAGCCCGATCTGGCCCTGGTTACCCTCGGCTATCATTTAAATACAGTCTCCCCGGCAGCGGAGCTGATGCGTCGGCAAATTCCCTACGCGATCAATGTCCAATGCGCCAGCCCCGACTATCTCGATTCGTATTTCCTGGACGCCTTCCGAGCCGCGTATGCCGGTGCGGCCAGAGTCTATTTCGTTTCCCAGGAGAATCTTGAGCGTGTTGAGACGATGTTGGCGATGCGGATCGAAACGGCAAAGATCATCGACAATCCGTTTAATGTTTCCTGGGATGCCCAACCGGCCTGGCCAACCGATCGCGACGGTTTTCGTTTGGCCTGTGTCGGGCGATTGCACTTTCCCTCCAAGGGCCAAGACCTGTTGATCGACGTTCTGCGGCAAGACAAATGGCGACAGCGGAATCTGTCGCTACATCTGTACGGCGAATCGCAGGGCTTTCTTCGGCAAACCGAAGACCTCATCGCGCGGCATGGATTGCAGGATCAGATTCATTACGAAGGCTTCTCCGAACAGATTGAAAATTTGTGGGCGAATCACCACGGTCTGGTTCTCCCCTCCCGTTTTGAAGGCGCCGCGTTGGCAGTCGTCGAAGCCTTGTTGTGCAATCGCGTTTGCGTCACGACAGCTGTCGGCCGCAATCGAGAATTGATCCGCGATGGCGAGACGGGGTTCATCGCACCGGCTGCGACAGCCGAACTGATCGACCACGCACTCGAAGCGGCTTGGCAAAAAAGAGATCGCTGGCAAGAGATCGGCCAATTGGCGGGACAACACATTCGGCAGCGGTATCACGAGGACCCCGTTGCGGTTCTCTACAGCGATTTGATGGCATTGGCTGCCGAACAGGGAGTCGGAAGTTCATGAAGATCAGCGTCGCGATCTGCACCTGGAATCGCTCCGGTTTGCTCCGACGCACGCTTCAATCGATCGCCGAAATGGAGATGGGCGATCCCATCGAATGGGAATTGATCGTCGTCGATAATAACTCTTCGGATGATACCGCCGATGTGATTGGGAGCTTCGCCCAACAGCTGCCGATTCGATACGTTCACGAACCTCAGCAGGGGCTGTCGCTCTCTCGCAATCGCGCGATCGATACAGCGACGGGCGACTACATTCTCTGGACCGACGACGATGTTTTGGTTTCCAAGCAGTGGCTGAACGCCTATCGCAGCGCATTTGCGGCGGCTCCGGACATCGCTTTTTTTGGCGGTTGTATCGAACCATGGTTTGAACCGCCCGGATGTCCCGACTGGATTTCCGAAACATGGGCCAAGTGCAATCCGGCCTTTTCGCCGCGGATGCTGGGGGATGCAGAGGTCGAACTGACGGCGGAGCGTTTGCCATACGGCGCGAACTTCGCCGTTCGCACCGATGTGCAACAGGCCCATCGCTACGACCCGCGGTGGGGACGCGTCGGTTCGGGAATGATGGGAGGCGAAGAGATCGCAGTGCTGCGGGAAATCGTCCGCTGCGGAGGACGCGGACGCTGGGTCCCGGGCGCGCCGCTTCGACATATCGTGCCCGCGCGACGGGCCAGCGAAAAATTTGTCCGCGACTATTTCGTTGGCCAGGGAATGGAGAATGTCGCCGCGGGGCGGACCGTCACAGGACGGATGGCCAATGGCTTCGACGCGATATATTCGATGCTGCTGTATCGGATCAAGCGTCGTTTTGTAGAGCCCGATGAATGGGTCTCGCATATGATTCGTGCGAGCATTTCGTGGGGAGAGTTCCGGGCTCCACGGAGCTAAAAAAAACTCATGCGGCGACCAACTGCAACGCTTCGCTTGCTTCGGATTCAAACCAATTGCGTTGTTCGTCGGTGAAATACTCCTGCCAGGTGCCGGCGCATCCACGGCGATAGAAGTGGTGGGGCCGATTGGTCTTCCCATTTCCAAATCCCGCTTCGGTCTTCGCGGTCAACGGTTGCGCCTGTTTGGGGTTGAGGTTCAAGAATCGATAGATTTCATCGCGGCGAGCCAGCGTGTCGCGATGCAGATCCTCGTACCGCA
Above is a genomic segment from Rosistilla ulvae containing:
- a CDS encoding glycosyltransferase, coding for MKISVAICTWNRSGLLRRTLQSIAEMEMGDPIEWELIVVDNNSSDDTADVIGSFAQQLPIRYVHEPQQGLSLSRNRAIDTATGDYILWTDDDVLVSKQWLNAYRSAFAAAPDIAFFGGCIEPWFEPPGCPDWISETWAKCNPAFSPRMLGDAEVELTAERLPYGANFAVRTDVQQAHRYDPRWGRVGSGMMGGEEIAVLREIVRCGGRGRWVPGAPLRHIVPARRASEKFVRDYFVGQGMENVAAGRTVTGRMANGFDAIYSMLLYRIKRRFVEPDEWVSHMIRASISWGEFRAPRS